The Desulfovulcanus ferrireducens DNA segment AGAATAGGCAAGCCATGCTAACTAGAGAAGATGATTTTTTGGTAGTAGCGAGTTTATGGAAAAGAGAGAAATAAAATCACGCATAGGACAGTTTGTTATAGAAGAAGAAAAAATCCTTCGTTTCCCGCGGGGGTTAATAGGGTTTGAAAGTGCGCGGGAGTTTACCCTGCTTCAGGTCAAACCAAATTCTCCTTTTCTTCTGTTACAAAACATTGAGAACCCAAAACTGGGTTTGATTGTGGCTGATCCCTATACTTTTTTGGCCAACTACTCCGTAGTGATTGGAAAAAGTGAAGAAAAGATTTTGCGTCTGCAAAGCGTATATGACTTGACTGTTCTGGTTACAGTAACCATCCCTCCTGGAGAGCCAGAAAAGACAACTTTAAACTTGGCGGGACCAATTTTGATTAATACCAAGGCTCGGTTGGGGCTGCAAGTACCTCAGGTGGAACTGACCGGAGCTTCTAGGGTTGTCCTGGCTGATTTGCAGAAAGCAAATAGTGAGAAGCAACTAGTAGGCAGGTCGGGAGGTTGAGTTGTTAAGGGGCGATGAGGTAGGAAGTTTAAAAGTCGAAAAGAGCTTTTTTGTGAGCTATCGGAAGCGGTAAAATAAAAGTTTAAAATAATAAGTTAAAATTACGCAACAAATAGATATCCTCCTGAAGGATGTATCTTCCCCTCATTCTTAATCCCGCCTTCTGCGAGTTGAAGTGAATAACCTCGGCGAACTCGAAAGACAGATAATTCGACTATCTCCTGAAGAGCAGCAAACTTAGACAGTATATTTTTTTTGTAGGTGTAACTGTTGTAATTGTTTGTATGGTTTGAAAAATTAAATCCACAAGTCCATCTCATCCTCGAGTATCTTCTGAGCAATTTTTTGCTCATCCGGATGGTAATCTCCAGCCTCAATCTTTTCTTTTAACTCCTGAATTTTTTCCAGACG contains these protein-coding regions:
- the fliW gene encoding flagellar assembly protein FliW, with amino-acid sequence MEKREIKSRIGQFVIEEEKILRFPRGLIGFESAREFTLLQVKPNSPFLLLQNIENPKLGLIVADPYTFLANYSVVIGKSEEKILRLQSVYDLTVLVTVTIPPGEPEKTTLNLAGPILINTKARLGLQVPQVELTGASRVVLADLQKANSEKQLVGRSGG